A genomic stretch from Falco cherrug isolate bFalChe1 chromosome 1, bFalChe1.pri, whole genome shotgun sequence includes:
- the FASTKD5 gene encoding FAST kinase domain-containing protein 5, mitochondrial isoform X1, translating into MATVLICRRFPRLSRVTTFSTTAKCKAESGSSKSKQKKEENPESANTTTESVATIQLLNPLDYRVFYNPSAYARSRAASQQHAVRNSGQSLGDAFTSPGTAQAQHALGTASSQALPPTSSALPKAKSKPHLEQTISACLSAAQPTEEAEKERSEMHSSKEDPRVFQKGRPEYRSLSYDKSEPVEALPLEEGDSILHSVAVCQGSQSPGTSTDYFYKLSRLPVEQHAALLSEPRFNTLCRHAVKNIRLFSTSDLIDILKACVRLAVPPTHPLLNACENEFCRRVWDMNLDQLLLVADCWRCLERSVPSYLSILFSYANMHWKELTLPQFVQLVYIVGEGRRSPVDLMQKMESMILKYLDSFTLEELGAICLGLFKSLSGISDHVMRKIADRVSLQIEDMSTYALVNVLKILRYTRMDHLPLLKELGKVIPARIPNTNIQGIMHITLTCSSLHYFDEGIMAAAAMSLPSKVTYCRSKDAAKFLWSFGCLDYEPPNEEEFYSSLIEQMNRKLHEFVKFPEHLLTGLLGLAFVKRFPEELIDYAFRDQFVQKTRGSKYELKKDLFTLGKSVEIECPSYQGNRLPPQLCREITEMVLNFAEQEIYVRPEIVEAVSLLKSMLGGPKYVKSHMILPHTRSSDLEVHMDMDGHPIPFNLEDPLADKKLKDIGVSLTDDLMTQLIKGTSNSQSPIEVENDCRTHGQGRGEEARTLCTGDHAVLSGGALIAGVGLQVEPKLGHCLEATPSLTPNRQSRGVKLAIQVSNRNHYCYSSKRLLGLHRMKRRQLRQLGYVVVELPFWEWFPLLRRTRLEKLSYLHYKVFDPALLSRAG; encoded by the coding sequence ATGGCTACAGTGCTAATATGCCGAAGATTTCCAAGACTGAGCAGGGTGACTACATTTTCAACTACAGCCAAGTGCAAGGCTGAGAGCGGAAGCAGCAAAagtaagcagaaaaaggaagagaaccCAGAATCAGCCAACACCACAACCGAATCTGTGGCTACAATCCAGCTGCTGAATCCACTGGACTACAGAGTATTCTATAACCCATCTGCCTATGCCAgaagcagagctgcctcccagcagcacgCTGTTAGGAACAGTGGCCAGTCTCTCGGTGACGCTTTCACCAGCCCTGGCACCGCACAGGCTCAGCATGCGCTCGGTACCGCCTCTTCTCAAGCTTTGCCACCCACCAGCAGTGCCCTGCCGAAGGCCAAGTCCAAGCCGCACTTAGAGCAGACCATCTCAGCGTGTCTCTCTGCAGCACAACCCACggaggaagcagaaaaggaaagatcagAGATGCACAGCTCCAAGGAGGACCCTCGCGTATTTCAGAAGGGGAGGCCCGAGTACAGATCTCTCAGCTACGACAAGTCTGAGCCAGTAGAGGCCCTTCCTTTAGAAGAAGGTGACTCGATTTTACACAGTGTGGCTGTATGCCAGGGCAGCCAGAGCCCAGGAACcagcacagattatttttacaaGCTGAGTCGTTTGCCAGTGGAACAGCACGCAGCGTTGCTGTCTGAACCCAGGTTTAATACACTGTGTCGCCATGCTGTGAAAAACATCAGGTTGTTCAGTACTTCAGATCTCATTGATATTTTGAAGGCTTGCGTTCGTTTGGCTgttccacccacccaccctctGCTGAACGCGTGCGAGAATGAATTCTGCCGGCGGGTGTGGGACATGAACCTggaccagctgctgctggtggctgatTGCTGGCGCTGTCTGGAGCGTAGTGTGCCTTCCTACCTGAGCATTTTGTTCAGCTATGCCAACATGCACTGGAAAGAACTCACTTTGCCCCAGTTTGTTCAGCTTGTTTATATCGTAGGTGAAGGCCGGAGGTCACCCGTGGATTTGATGCAGAAGATGGAGAGCATGATTTTGAAGTACTTGGACTCCTTCACCTTGGAGGAGCTGGGTGCCATCTGCTTAGGGCTCTTCAAGTCCCTCAGTGGTATCTCTGACCACGTCATGAGAAAAATTGCAGACAGAGTCTCCCTACAGATAGAAGACATGAGCACTTATGCTTTGGTGAACGTGCTTAAAATACTCCGCTACACTCGCATGGATCACCTACCCCTCTTGAAGGAACTTGGGAAGGTTATTCCCGCTCGGATCCCTAACACAAACATCCAGGGCATCATGCACATCACTCTTACCTGTTCATCCCTACACTACTTTGACGAAGGCATtatggctgctgcagccatgtCTTTGCCTTCTAAGGTGACTTACTGCCGAAGCAAAGATGCTGCCAAGTTCTTGTGGTCCTTTGGATGCCTGGACTATGAACCTCCAAATGAGGAAGAGTTTTACTCCAGCCTGATAGAGCAGATGAATAGAAAACTCCATGAATTTGTGAAGTTTCCGGAGCATCTCCTTACTGGTTTGCTTGGCCTGGCATTTGTCAAACGCTTCCCAGAGGAGCTGATAGATTATGCTTTCAGGGATCAGTTTGTCCAGAAAACGAGAGGTAGTAAATATGAGCTCAAAAAGGACCTGTTCACACTTGGTAAGAGTGTCGAAATCGAGTGCCCAAGCTACCAAGGCAACCGCCTTCCACCTCAGCTTTGTCGAGAGATTACTGAGATGGTTTTGAATTTTGCAGAGCAGGAAATCTACGTCAGACCTGAAATTGTGGAAGCCGTGTCTCTTCTCAAGAGCATGTTAGGTGGCCCCAAGTATGTGAAGAGCCACATGATTCTGCCTCACACGAGATCGAGTGACCTGGAGGTTCATATGGACATGGATGGACATCCCATCCCTTTCAACTTAGAAGACCCTCTTGCAGATAAGAAACTGAAAGACATCGGAGTTAGTCTAACAGATGACTTAATGACTCAGCTTATAAAAGGGACCTCTAATAGCCAGTCCCCCATAGAAGTGGAAAATGATTGTAGAACTCATGGtcaggggagaggggaagaagcaCGAACACTGTGCACAGGGGATCATGCTGTGCTCTCAGGGGGAGCTCTTATTGCAGGTGTTGGATTGCAAGTTGAGCCTAAACTGGGGCACTGTCTTGAAGCCACCCCATCTCTTACACCAAATCGGCAGTCTCGGGGGGTGAAACTGGCTATTCAGGTGTCCAACCGAAACCACTACTGCTACAGCTCCAAGCGGCTCTTGGGACTGCACCGCATGAAACGGCGGCAGCTGCGGCAGCTGGGGTACGTGGTGGTTGAGCTTCCCTTCTGGGAATGGTTTCCTCTGCTCAGACGCACACGTTTGGAGAAACTGAGCTACCTCCATTACAAAGTGTTTGACCCAGCGCTGCTTAGCAGGGCTGGCTAG
- the FASTKD5 gene encoding FAST kinase domain-containing protein 5, mitochondrial isoform X3 has translation MATVLICRRFPRLSRVTTFSTTAKCKAESGSSKSKQKKEENPESANTTTESVATIQLLNPLDYRVFYNPSAYARSRAASQQHAVRNSGQSLGDAFTSPGTAQAQHALGTASSQALPPTSSALPKAKSKPHLEQTISACLSAAQPTEEAEKERSEMHSSKEDPRVFQKGRPEYRSLSYDKSEPVEALPLEEGDSILHSVAVCQGSQSPGTSTDYFYKLSRLPVEQHAALLSEPRFNTLCRHAVKNIRLFSTSDLIDILKACVRLAVPPTHPLLNACENEFCRRVWDMNLDQLLLVADCWRCLERSVPSYLSILFSYANMHWKELTLPQFVQLVYIVGEGRRSPVDLMQKMESMILKYLDSFTLEELGAICLGLFKSLSGISDHVMRKIADRVSLQIEDMSTYALVNVLKILRYTRMDHLPLLKELGKVIPARIPNTNIQGIMHITLTCSSLHYFDEGIMAAAAMSLPSKVTYCRSKDAAKFLWSFGCLDYEPPNEEEFYSSLIEQMNRKLHEFVKFPEHLLTGLLGLAFVKRFPEELIDYAFRDQFVQKTRGSKYELKKDLFTLGKSVEIECPSYQGNRLPPQLCREITEMVLNFAEQEIYVRPEIVEAVSLLKSMLGGPKYVKSHMILPHTRSSDLEVHMDMDGHPIPFNLEDPLADKKLKDIGVSLTDDLMTQLIKGTSNSQSPIEVENDCRTHGQGRGEEARTLCTGDHAVLSGGALIAGVGLQVEPKLGHCLEATPSLTPNRQSRGVKLAIQVSNRNHYCYSSKRLLGLHRMKRRQLRQLG, from the exons ATGGCTACAGTGCTAATATGCCGAAGATTTCCAAGACTGAGCAGGGTGACTACATTTTCAACTACAGCCAAGTGCAAGGCTGAGAGCGGAAGCAGCAAAagtaagcagaaaaaggaagagaaccCAGAATCAGCCAACACCACAACCGAATCTGTGGCTACAATCCAGCTGCTGAATCCACTGGACTACAGAGTATTCTATAACCCATCTGCCTATGCCAgaagcagagctgcctcccagcagcacgCTGTTAGGAACAGTGGCCAGTCTCTCGGTGACGCTTTCACCAGCCCTGGCACCGCACAGGCTCAGCATGCGCTCGGTACCGCCTCTTCTCAAGCTTTGCCACCCACCAGCAGTGCCCTGCCGAAGGCCAAGTCCAAGCCGCACTTAGAGCAGACCATCTCAGCGTGTCTCTCTGCAGCACAACCCACggaggaagcagaaaaggaaagatcagAGATGCACAGCTCCAAGGAGGACCCTCGCGTATTTCAGAAGGGGAGGCCCGAGTACAGATCTCTCAGCTACGACAAGTCTGAGCCAGTAGAGGCCCTTCCTTTAGAAGAAGGTGACTCGATTTTACACAGTGTGGCTGTATGCCAGGGCAGCCAGAGCCCAGGAACcagcacagattatttttacaaGCTGAGTCGTTTGCCAGTGGAACAGCACGCAGCGTTGCTGTCTGAACCCAGGTTTAATACACTGTGTCGCCATGCTGTGAAAAACATCAGGTTGTTCAGTACTTCAGATCTCATTGATATTTTGAAGGCTTGCGTTCGTTTGGCTgttccacccacccaccctctGCTGAACGCGTGCGAGAATGAATTCTGCCGGCGGGTGTGGGACATGAACCTggaccagctgctgctggtggctgatTGCTGGCGCTGTCTGGAGCGTAGTGTGCCTTCCTACCTGAGCATTTTGTTCAGCTATGCCAACATGCACTGGAAAGAACTCACTTTGCCCCAGTTTGTTCAGCTTGTTTATATCGTAGGTGAAGGCCGGAGGTCACCCGTGGATTTGATGCAGAAGATGGAGAGCATGATTTTGAAGTACTTGGACTCCTTCACCTTGGAGGAGCTGGGTGCCATCTGCTTAGGGCTCTTCAAGTCCCTCAGTGGTATCTCTGACCACGTCATGAGAAAAATTGCAGACAGAGTCTCCCTACAGATAGAAGACATGAGCACTTATGCTTTGGTGAACGTGCTTAAAATACTCCGCTACACTCGCATGGATCACCTACCCCTCTTGAAGGAACTTGGGAAGGTTATTCCCGCTCGGATCCCTAACACAAACATCCAGGGCATCATGCACATCACTCTTACCTGTTCATCCCTACACTACTTTGACGAAGGCATtatggctgctgcagccatgtCTTTGCCTTCTAAGGTGACTTACTGCCGAAGCAAAGATGCTGCCAAGTTCTTGTGGTCCTTTGGATGCCTGGACTATGAACCTCCAAATGAGGAAGAGTTTTACTCCAGCCTGATAGAGCAGATGAATAGAAAACTCCATGAATTTGTGAAGTTTCCGGAGCATCTCCTTACTGGTTTGCTTGGCCTGGCATTTGTCAAACGCTTCCCAGAGGAGCTGATAGATTATGCTTTCAGGGATCAGTTTGTCCAGAAAACGAGAGGTAGTAAATATGAGCTCAAAAAGGACCTGTTCACACTTGGTAAGAGTGTCGAAATCGAGTGCCCAAGCTACCAAGGCAACCGCCTTCCACCTCAGCTTTGTCGAGAGATTACTGAGATGGTTTTGAATTTTGCAGAGCAGGAAATCTACGTCAGACCTGAAATTGTGGAAGCCGTGTCTCTTCTCAAGAGCATGTTAGGTGGCCCCAAGTATGTGAAGAGCCACATGATTCTGCCTCACACGAGATCGAGTGACCTGGAGGTTCATATGGACATGGATGGACATCCCATCCCTTTCAACTTAGAAGACCCTCTTGCAGATAAGAAACTGAAAGACATCGGAGTTAGTCTAACAGATGACTTAATGACTCAGCTTATAAAAGGGACCTCTAATAGCCAGTCCCCCATAGAAGTGGAAAATGATTGTAGAACTCATGGtcaggggagaggggaagaagcaCGAACACTGTGCACAGGGGATCATGCTGTGCTCTCAGGGGGAGCTCTTATTGCAGGTGTTGGATTGCAAGTTGAGCCTAAACTGGGGCACTGTCTTGAAGCCACCCCATCTCTTACACCAAATCGGCAGTCTCGGGGGGTGAAACTGGCTATTCAGGTGTCCAACCGAAACCACTACTGCTACAGCTCCAAGCGGCTCTTGGGACTGCACCGCATGAAACGGCGGCAGCTGCGGCAGCTGGG cTGA
- the FASTKD5 gene encoding FAST kinase domain-containing protein 5, mitochondrial isoform X2 yields the protein MATVLICRRFPRLSRVTTFSTTAKCKAESGSSKSKQKKEENPESANTTTESVATIQLLNPLDYRVFYNPSAYARSRAASQQHAVRNSGQSLGDAFTSPGTAQAQHALGTASSQALPPTSSALPKAKSKPHLEQTISACLSAAQPTEEAEKERSEMHSSKEDPRVFQKGRPEYRSLSYDKSEPVEALPLEEGDSILHSVAVCQGSQSPGTSTDYFYKLSRLPVEQHAALLSEPRFNTLCRHAVKNIRLFSTSDLIDILKACVRLAVPPTHPLLNACENEFCRRVWDMNLDQLLLVADCWRCLERSVPSYLSILFSYANMHWKELTLPQFVQLVYIVGEGRRSPVDLMQKMESMILKYLDSFTLEELGAICLGLFKSLSGISDHVMRKIADRVSLQIEDMSTYALVNVLKILRYTRMDHLPLLKELGKVIPARIPNTNIQGIMHITLTCSSLHYFDEGIMAAAAMSLPSKVTYCRSKDAAKFLWSFGCLDYEPPNEEEFYSSLIEQMNRKLHEFVKFPEHLLTGLLGLAFVKRFPEELIDYAFRDQFVQKTRGSKYELKKDLFTLGKSVEIECPSYQGNRLPPQLCREITEMVLNFAEQEIYVRPEIVEAVSLLKSMLGGPKYVKSHMILPHTRSSDLEVHMDMDGHPIPFNLEDPLADKKLKDIGVSLTDDLMTQLIKGTSNSQSPIEVENDCRTHGQGRGEEARTLCTGDHAVLSGGALIAGVGLQVEPKLGHCLEATPSLTPNRQSRGVKLAIQVSNRNHYCYSSKRLLGLHRMKRRQLRQLGMWPSV from the exons ATGGCTACAGTGCTAATATGCCGAAGATTTCCAAGACTGAGCAGGGTGACTACATTTTCAACTACAGCCAAGTGCAAGGCTGAGAGCGGAAGCAGCAAAagtaagcagaaaaaggaagagaaccCAGAATCAGCCAACACCACAACCGAATCTGTGGCTACAATCCAGCTGCTGAATCCACTGGACTACAGAGTATTCTATAACCCATCTGCCTATGCCAgaagcagagctgcctcccagcagcacgCTGTTAGGAACAGTGGCCAGTCTCTCGGTGACGCTTTCACCAGCCCTGGCACCGCACAGGCTCAGCATGCGCTCGGTACCGCCTCTTCTCAAGCTTTGCCACCCACCAGCAGTGCCCTGCCGAAGGCCAAGTCCAAGCCGCACTTAGAGCAGACCATCTCAGCGTGTCTCTCTGCAGCACAACCCACggaggaagcagaaaaggaaagatcagAGATGCACAGCTCCAAGGAGGACCCTCGCGTATTTCAGAAGGGGAGGCCCGAGTACAGATCTCTCAGCTACGACAAGTCTGAGCCAGTAGAGGCCCTTCCTTTAGAAGAAGGTGACTCGATTTTACACAGTGTGGCTGTATGCCAGGGCAGCCAGAGCCCAGGAACcagcacagattatttttacaaGCTGAGTCGTTTGCCAGTGGAACAGCACGCAGCGTTGCTGTCTGAACCCAGGTTTAATACACTGTGTCGCCATGCTGTGAAAAACATCAGGTTGTTCAGTACTTCAGATCTCATTGATATTTTGAAGGCTTGCGTTCGTTTGGCTgttccacccacccaccctctGCTGAACGCGTGCGAGAATGAATTCTGCCGGCGGGTGTGGGACATGAACCTggaccagctgctgctggtggctgatTGCTGGCGCTGTCTGGAGCGTAGTGTGCCTTCCTACCTGAGCATTTTGTTCAGCTATGCCAACATGCACTGGAAAGAACTCACTTTGCCCCAGTTTGTTCAGCTTGTTTATATCGTAGGTGAAGGCCGGAGGTCACCCGTGGATTTGATGCAGAAGATGGAGAGCATGATTTTGAAGTACTTGGACTCCTTCACCTTGGAGGAGCTGGGTGCCATCTGCTTAGGGCTCTTCAAGTCCCTCAGTGGTATCTCTGACCACGTCATGAGAAAAATTGCAGACAGAGTCTCCCTACAGATAGAAGACATGAGCACTTATGCTTTGGTGAACGTGCTTAAAATACTCCGCTACACTCGCATGGATCACCTACCCCTCTTGAAGGAACTTGGGAAGGTTATTCCCGCTCGGATCCCTAACACAAACATCCAGGGCATCATGCACATCACTCTTACCTGTTCATCCCTACACTACTTTGACGAAGGCATtatggctgctgcagccatgtCTTTGCCTTCTAAGGTGACTTACTGCCGAAGCAAAGATGCTGCCAAGTTCTTGTGGTCCTTTGGATGCCTGGACTATGAACCTCCAAATGAGGAAGAGTTTTACTCCAGCCTGATAGAGCAGATGAATAGAAAACTCCATGAATTTGTGAAGTTTCCGGAGCATCTCCTTACTGGTTTGCTTGGCCTGGCATTTGTCAAACGCTTCCCAGAGGAGCTGATAGATTATGCTTTCAGGGATCAGTTTGTCCAGAAAACGAGAGGTAGTAAATATGAGCTCAAAAAGGACCTGTTCACACTTGGTAAGAGTGTCGAAATCGAGTGCCCAAGCTACCAAGGCAACCGCCTTCCACCTCAGCTTTGTCGAGAGATTACTGAGATGGTTTTGAATTTTGCAGAGCAGGAAATCTACGTCAGACCTGAAATTGTGGAAGCCGTGTCTCTTCTCAAGAGCATGTTAGGTGGCCCCAAGTATGTGAAGAGCCACATGATTCTGCCTCACACGAGATCGAGTGACCTGGAGGTTCATATGGACATGGATGGACATCCCATCCCTTTCAACTTAGAAGACCCTCTTGCAGATAAGAAACTGAAAGACATCGGAGTTAGTCTAACAGATGACTTAATGACTCAGCTTATAAAAGGGACCTCTAATAGCCAGTCCCCCATAGAAGTGGAAAATGATTGTAGAACTCATGGtcaggggagaggggaagaagcaCGAACACTGTGCACAGGGGATCATGCTGTGCTCTCAGGGGGAGCTCTTATTGCAGGTGTTGGATTGCAAGTTGAGCCTAAACTGGGGCACTGTCTTGAAGCCACCCCATCTCTTACACCAAATCGGCAGTCTCGGGGGGTGAAACTGGCTATTCAGGTGTCCAACCGAAACCACTACTGCTACAGCTCCAAGCGGCTCTTGGGACTGCACCGCATGAAACGGCGGCAGCTGCGGCAGCTGGG GATGTGGCCCAGTGTCTGA